Proteins found in one Leguminivora glycinivorella isolate SPB_JAAS2020 chromosome 22, LegGlyc_1.1, whole genome shotgun sequence genomic segment:
- the LOC125237676 gene encoding histone-arginine methyltransferase CARMER, which yields MANTFRAVTVSAVNNDGALTPRFNFPTNVNVDYDPQGLSVKVIRADPVLAQEVLEFPVHSQSECSRVAAQSYIFTIDNETLFFKFASDVDCQNFHLLVSKIKAGRSSSVFTVRTEDSSALQYFQFYGYLSQQQNMMQDYVRTSTYQRAILSNINDFKNKVVLDVGAGSGILSFFAAQAGARKVYAVEASNMAHHAQALVRANALHDRITVVAGKIEEIELPETVDVIISEPMGYMLYNERMLETYLHAKKWLKPNGNMYPTRGDLHIAPFTDDALFMEQYNKANFWYQTCFHGVDLSALRTAAMKEYFRQPIVDTFDVRICMARSVRHVVDFLNANETDLHRIEVPFRFELTQSGTCHGLAFWFDVLFAGSTQPIWLSTAPTEPLTHWYQVRCLLETPIFAKQGQALTGRVLLLANKRQSYDVTMEINLEGTNITSCNTLDLKNPYFRYTGAPAAPPPGVNTTSPSEAYWSTMDTSTLSNGQQVLLETPAFGAAPDLTYPQHPNMIKTVMLQEEFIKRIGISQNGDI from the coding sequence ATGGCGAACACGTTTCGCGCCGTGACGGTCTCAGCCGTCAACAATGACGGCGCCTTGACGCCGCGTTTCAATTTTCCGACAAACGTAAACGTGGATTACGATCCTCAGGGGTTGAGTGTTAAAGTGATCCGTGCGGACCCGGTGCTGGCGCAGGAGGTCCTGGAGTTCCCTGTGCACAGCCAGAGCGAGTGCTCGCGCGTGGCGGCCCAGAGTTACATCTTCACGATAGACAATGAAACGCTGTTCTTCAAGTTCGCATCGGACGTCGATTGCCAGAATTTCCACCTGCTGGTCAGCAAAATCAAAGCTGGCCGCTCCTCGTCAGTGTTCACAGTGCGGACGGAGGACTCCTCGGCGCTCCAGTATTTCCAGTTTTATGGTTACTTGAGTCAGCAACAAAACATGATGCAGGATTATGTACGAACGAGTACATATCAGCGCGCCATTTTATCGAATATCAACGACTTTAAGAATAAAGTGGTGTTGGACGTTGGAGCGGGTTCAGGTATTTTGTCGTTCTTTGCCGCGCAGGCTGGTGCTCGTAAGGTGTACGCGGTGGAAGCCAGCAACATGGCGCACCACGCGCAGGCTCTAGTTCGCGCGAACGCGTTGCACGACCGGATCACGGTCGTAGCCGGAAAGATTGAGGAGATAGAGCTTCCTGAAACTGTAGATGTGATAATCTCTGAGCCCATGGGCTATATGCTGTATAATGAACGTATGTTAGAAACCTACTTGCATGCCAAGAAGTGGCTCAAACCCAATGGCAACATGTACCCCACTAGAGGCGACTTACACATAGCTCCGTTCACTGACGATGCTCTCTTCATGGAACAGTACAATAAGGCTAACTTCTGGTACCAGACATGCTTCCACGGAGTAGATTTAAGTGCCCTCCGAACTGCAGCAATGAAGGAGTACTTTAGACAGCCTATTGTTGACACTTTTGACGTCCGTATTTGCATGGCGAGATCGGTGAGACATGTAGTTGACTTTCTTAATGCAAATGAGACAGATCTGCACCGCATCGAGGTACCGTTCCGGTTTGAATTGACGCAATCAGGCACATGCCACGGACTCGCCTTCTGGTTTGATGTCTTGTTTGCCGGCAGCACACAGCCAATCTGGCTATCCACAGCACCAACAGAGCCTCTTACACATTGGTATCAAGTCCGCTGTCTACTTGAAACTCCGATTTTCGCAAAACAAGGCCAAGCTTTAACTGGACGAGTGTTGTTATTAGCGAATAAGCGACAGAGCTACGATGTTACGATGGAAATAAATCTAGAAGGTACAAATATCACATCCTGCAATACATTAGACTTGAAGAACCCCTACTTCAGGTATACGGGTGCTCCGGCGGCGCCTCCACCGGGCGTGAACACCACATCACCGAGTGAAGCATACTGGAGCACCATGGACACGAGCACGCTCAGCAACGGGCAGCAGGTGCTGCTCGAGACGCCCGCGTTCGGCGCGGCGCCCGACCTGACCTATCCCCAGCACCCGAACATGATTAAGACAGTGATGCTGCAGGAGGAGTTCATCAAGAGGATCGGGATCAGTCAGAACGGAGATATATAA
- the LOC125238034 gene encoding uncharacterized protein LOC125238034, translating into MDGNEKEKPPDEDGNNGMDWEKITRKRNLDLSPTKLEPSPKKIVIDPAESEQQSGSTNSAVEEPSTSRMVETNANCQKESVEINKNSSIEPNPHLYKHPSLDSKSREYGANDDGPFIVHVSREAAPSSSATLKPINVGLLLTQANVNNIQKNDGIKSVFPSHPS; encoded by the exons ATGGACGGCAACGAGAAGGAGAAGCCTCCAGACGAGGATGGTAATAATGGTATGGACTGGGAGAAAATCACGCGCAAGCGTAACTTGGATTTATCACCAACCAAGCTGGAGCCTTCCcccaaaaaaattgtaattgaCCCGGCAGAGTCCGAACAGCAGTCGGGTAGTACAAATAGTGCAGTTGAGGAGCCCAGTACTAGTAGGATGGTCGAGACTAATGCGAACTGTCAAAAAGAGTCCgttgaaataaacaaaaatagcTCAATTGAACCTAATCCACATCTATACAAACACCCCAGTCTAGACAGCAAATCACGAGAGTATGGTGCCAACGATGATGGACCGTTCATAGTGCATGTCTCTAGAGAGGCCGCCCCTTCCTCCAGTGCCACTCTAAAACCCATAAATGTAGGCCTTTTGCTAACTCAGGCAAATGTCAATAACATCCAGAAGAACGATGGCATCAAATCG gTTTTCCCTTCACAtccttcataa